In the genome of Rubrobacter calidifluminis, one region contains:
- a CDS encoding PEP/pyruvate-binding domain-containing protein: protein MVRTMMPGYTASLGELRRAAEPRFGGKSANLGELLASGIPVPPGFAISAGAFALFLEENGLRERVSDALRTLAPDDVEGLRSVSGELSSLICSVPLPDGLKGEILRRYREVAGAAGEENPPVAVRSSAVGEDSEQATFAGQQKTYLWVRGAEDVCEAVRKCWASLYSPEALSYRARMAAAGGEPAMGVTVQMMVDAEVAGVMFTCNPLSGDPSTVAVNASWGLGEAVVAGEVTPDEYRLSKVTGEVLHRSIGRKHLEYRPDPASAGVRTVEVEPERQETPCLGEEHLRALVEVARRVERHFGTHQDIEWALARGMGLPDALFVVQSRPVTTVRRRGGGPPRARSAIELVMGTFGVVSDEERGRS, encoded by the coding sequence ATGGTTAGAACGATGATGCCAGGGTATACCGCCTCGTTGGGCGAGCTCAGGCGCGCCGCGGAGCCGCGCTTCGGCGGAAAGAGCGCGAACCTCGGGGAGCTTCTGGCGAGCGGCATTCCGGTGCCGCCAGGGTTCGCCATCTCGGCTGGCGCGTTCGCCCTCTTCCTGGAGGAGAACGGCCTCCGGGAGCGCGTTTCAGACGCCTTGCGCACCCTCGCCCCGGATGACGTGGAGGGGCTGCGGAGCGTCTCCGGCGAGCTCTCCAGTCTGATCTGCTCTGTTCCTCTGCCGGATGGGCTGAAGGGTGAGATCCTCCGCCGGTACCGCGAGGTCGCCGGGGCCGCCGGCGAGGAGAATCCCCCCGTGGCGGTCCGCTCCAGCGCGGTCGGCGAGGACAGCGAACAGGCTACCTTCGCCGGCCAGCAGAAGACCTACCTCTGGGTGCGCGGTGCGGAAGACGTGTGCGAGGCGGTCCGAAAGTGCTGGGCCAGCCTCTACAGCCCCGAGGCGCTGAGCTACCGGGCCAGGATGGCCGCGGCGGGGGGCGAGCCGGCCATGGGGGTCACCGTGCAGATGATGGTCGACGCCGAGGTCGCCGGCGTGATGTTCACCTGCAACCCGCTCAGCGGCGACCCCAGCACGGTCGCGGTGAACGCGAGCTGGGGGCTGGGCGAGGCGGTCGTGGCGGGGGAGGTGACCCCGGACGAGTACCGGCTGAGCAAGGTGACCGGGGAGGTGCTGCACAGGTCCATCGGCCGCAAGCACCTGGAGTACCGGCCCGACCCCGCCTCGGCCGGGGTGCGGACGGTGGAGGTGGAGCCGGAGCGGCAGGAGACGCCCTGTCTGGGGGAGGAGCACCTGCGGGCGCTGGTCGAGGTCGCCCGCCGCGTGGAGCGGCACTTCGGCACCCATCAGGATATCGAGTGGGCGCTCGCCCGGGGGATGGGGCTCCCGGACGCTCTGTTCGTGGTCCAGTCCCGGCCGGTCACCACCGTGCGCCGCAGGGGTGGGGGGCCTCCGCGGGCCCGGTCGGCGATCGAGCTGGTAATGGGAACGTTTGGTGTTGTCTCCGACGAAGAAAGAGGCAGGTCCTGA
- a CDS encoding HAD-IIA family hydrolase: protein MSGARKLERIRGFVFDVDGSLVHRDAGFHPHPLPGAPEVLEKIRTSGRPLVLFTNGTHLRPEEFARGLREGGLPVRDDEVLTPVCSALGYLARRHGGRRTMVFGSETTRERMAEAGVPLTDGEDAEVVFVTHVSEVDFDSLERAARAITRGAPLLTASYGPGYWGANGMIFSRGAMVTAALVKATGKRPIVVGKPSRMAVRAACERLGVESREMAVIGDDLDMDVGLGRLGGSFTILVCSGTSGSVDLRRVPERRRPDAVVEGVGEILKWL from the coding sequence TTGTCTGGCGCAAGGAAGCTTGAGAGGATACGCGGGTTCGTCTTCGACGTGGACGGCTCGCTCGTGCACCGCGACGCCGGCTTTCACCCGCACCCGCTCCCCGGCGCGCCGGAGGTGCTGGAGAAGATCCGGACCTCCGGCCGGCCGCTCGTGCTGTTCACCAACGGCACGCACCTGCGTCCCGAGGAGTTCGCTCGGGGGCTGCGCGAGGGCGGGCTCCCCGTGCGCGACGACGAGGTCCTGACCCCCGTCTGCAGCGCGCTCGGGTATCTGGCGCGTCGCCACGGCGGACGGCGGACCATGGTCTTCGGCTCCGAGACGACCCGCGAACGCATGGCGGAGGCTGGGGTGCCGCTCACGGACGGGGAGGACGCCGAGGTGGTCTTCGTCACCCACGTCAGCGAGGTAGATTTCGACTCCCTGGAACGCGCGGCGCGCGCCATCACCCGAGGTGCGCCCCTTCTCACGGCCAGCTACGGTCCTGGCTACTGGGGGGCGAACGGCATGATCTTCAGCCGCGGCGCGATGGTGACCGCTGCGCTGGTGAAGGCTACGGGGAAGCGCCCCATCGTGGTCGGCAAACCCTCGCGGATGGCGGTGCGTGCGGCCTGCGAGCGGCTCGGGGTGGAATCCCGGGAGATGGCGGTCATCGGGGACGATCTTGACATGGACGTCGGTCTGGGTCGCCTGGGGGGCTCGTTCACCATCCTGGTGTGCAGCGGGACCAGCGGGTCGGTGGACCTGCGGCGGGTGCCGGAACGCCGGCGCCCGGATGCGGTGGTGGAGGGAGTGGGGGAGATCCTGAAGTGGCTTTGA
- the accB gene encoding acetyl-CoA carboxylase biotin carboxyl carrier protein produces MPLSDDDVREILRIIDESDLDELRIETNGLRLYVRRGGAPPREEPEAGGEERRLVEAPKKEETPASGQEVPDGRAAEGVSGSDGSLTIEAPMVGTFYRAEAPGARPYVEVGSRVEPDTVVCLIEVMKMMNSIRAGVSGRIAEVCVENGELVEYGQPLFRVEPDR; encoded by the coding sequence ATGCCGCTCTCGGACGACGATGTGCGTGAGATCCTGCGGATCATCGACGAGTCCGACCTGGACGAGTTGAGGATCGAGACGAACGGACTGAGGCTGTACGTGCGGCGCGGCGGCGCACCGCCGCGCGAGGAGCCCGAGGCGGGCGGGGAGGAGCGCCGCCTCGTCGAGGCTCCGAAAAAGGAGGAGACTCCGGCCTCCGGACAGGAGGTGCCGGACGGGAGGGCCGCCGAGGGGGTCTCCGGCTCCGATGGGTCCCTCACCATCGAGGCGCCGATGGTCGGCACGTTCTACCGCGCCGAGGCACCCGGGGCCAGGCCCTACGTCGAGGTCGGAAGCCGGGTCGAGCCGGATACGGTGGTGTGTCTGATCGAGGTCATGAAGATGATGAACTCCATCCGTGCCGGGGTCTCCGGGAGGATAGCCGAGGTGTGCGTGGAGAACGGAGAGCTCGTGGAGTACGGCCAGCCGCTCTTCCGGGTGGAGCCCGACCGGTGA
- a CDS encoding PEP-utilizing protein mobile subunit — protein MTKKEIETDFPSPFSIETPEGCEGWEEMYPPWALFDERRREHDENRLWFWNSMHFPVPMPAFDMVEVDTPYYALGGWQNRAFAVPGAMGVDYRIVNGYVYISPNPVTDPEKIAERSRFFQQRAGYYYENWDELYARWRERMEALNREVSEIPVPDLPEYEPEDVVFEGGEPSWATLLASYRRALDCIERMWQYHFEFLLLGYGAYLTFSEFCKQVLPDIPDQHISQMVAGIDVVLFRPDAELRRLARLAIDLGVTEAFREGRSPEEIEAELGRSDAGRRWLEELEEVKDPWFNMGTGDGLYHYYGSWHDDPSIPYSSLIGHIAALQAGEDIERPTRELAERRDRLVGEYEALMDEEARQTFRELLGLSRKVFPYVEEHKFYCDYWFQSRFFNKIREFGALLARHGFIEESEDIFQLSRYEVMQALEELALTWSTGGEALAGRTTGRRSWSGASGS, from the coding sequence ATGACGAAAAAAGAAATAGAAACAGACTTTCCTAGCCCGTTCTCGATCGAGACGCCGGAGGGATGTGAGGGGTGGGAGGAGATGTACCCGCCGTGGGCGCTCTTCGACGAGCGGCGCAGGGAGCACGACGAGAACCGGCTGTGGTTCTGGAACTCGATGCACTTTCCGGTGCCGATGCCCGCGTTCGACATGGTCGAGGTCGACACGCCGTACTACGCGCTCGGGGGATGGCAGAATCGGGCGTTCGCGGTACCGGGGGCGATGGGGGTCGACTACCGGATAGTCAACGGCTACGTCTACATCTCGCCCAACCCGGTGACCGATCCCGAGAAGATAGCCGAGCGGTCGCGCTTCTTCCAGCAGCGCGCCGGCTACTACTACGAGAACTGGGACGAGCTCTATGCCCGCTGGCGGGAGCGGATGGAGGCGCTCAACCGCGAGGTCTCCGAGATCCCCGTCCCCGATCTTCCGGAGTACGAACCGGAGGACGTCGTCTTCGAGGGTGGGGAGCCGAGCTGGGCCACGCTGCTCGCCAGCTACCGGCGGGCGCTGGACTGCATCGAGCGGATGTGGCAGTACCACTTCGAGTTTCTGCTACTCGGCTACGGGGCGTACCTGACCTTCTCGGAGTTCTGCAAGCAGGTCCTGCCCGACATCCCCGACCAGCACATCTCGCAGATGGTCGCCGGCATCGACGTCGTCCTCTTCCGGCCGGACGCCGAGCTGCGGCGGCTGGCGCGGCTGGCGATAGACCTCGGGGTGACGGAGGCCTTCCGGGAGGGCCGCTCGCCGGAGGAGATAGAGGCCGAGCTCGGGCGCAGCGACGCCGGGCGGCGCTGGCTCGAGGAGCTCGAGGAGGTCAAGGACCCGTGGTTCAACATGGGGACCGGCGACGGACTCTACCACTACTACGGCAGCTGGCACGACGATCCCAGCATCCCCTACAGCTCGCTCATCGGGCACATCGCGGCGCTGCAGGCCGGCGAGGACATCGAGCGGCCCACGCGTGAGCTGGCCGAGCGGCGGGACCGGCTCGTCGGCGAGTACGAGGCGCTTATGGACGAGGAGGCGCGGCAGACCTTCCGGGAGTTGCTCGGGCTCTCGCGCAAGGTCTTCCCGTACGTGGAGGAGCACAAGTTCTACTGCGACTACTGGTTCCAGTCGCGGTTCTTCAACAAGATCCGGGAGTTCGGCGCCCTTCTCGCCCGGCATGGCTTCATTGAGGAGAGCGAGGACATCTTTCAGCTCTCCCGTTACGAGGTGATGCAGGCGCTGGAGGAGCTTGCGCTCACCTGGTCGACCGGCGGCGAGGCGCTCGCGGGCCGCACCACTGGCCGCAGATCGTGGAGCGGCGCAAGCGGATCCTGA
- a CDS encoding acetoacetate--CoA ligase: protein MALTGEVLWTPPPDVLETTEIGRYVRWLREERALKFEGYDELWRWSVGDLEAFWRSVWDFYGVRAHTPPERVLAAREMPGARWFPGARLNYAERILTPSGDDGEVAIFAHSQTRAPFELTFGELREQVARARAGLRRLGVGPGDRVAAYLPNVPETVVAFLATASLGAIWATCAPEFGPRSVIDRFGQLDPKVLLAVTGYRYGEKHIDRRAEVRDIRRALPTLERVVHVPYVGGAEDVLPDSVGWEELLSEEEPLRCEPVPFDHPLYVLFSSGTTGKPKTIVHGHGGILLEHLKNLGLTWDLRPGARLMWFTTTAWMMWNALVSALLLRSAIVTMDGNPLYPDLAFQWRLAEQTGATMLGVAPAYLMACRKAGLEVGREFDLSSVRQIGAAGSPLPPEGFDWVYEQLGPDVLLNIGSGGTDVCTGIVQGSPLQPVYRGEISGPCLGVDAAAYDERGRPVVGEFGELVIRSPMPSMPLGFWNDPGDRRYRAAYFERFPGVWCHGDWIRFTERGSCVISGRSDATLNRGGVRLGTGEIYAVVESLEEVTDSLVVHLEDAEGGPGELLLFVVPAPGTELDERLRSRISATLRRELSPRHVPDAIEAVPSIPRTLSQKKLEVPVKRILLGARPEEVASRDSLLDPAALDAFAAYARHRSCEDED, encoded by the coding sequence GTGGCTTTGACGGGCGAGGTGCTCTGGACGCCACCACCGGACGTCCTGGAGACCACCGAGATCGGGCGTTACGTGCGCTGGCTGCGCGAGGAGCGCGCCCTCAAGTTCGAGGGTTACGACGAGCTCTGGCGCTGGTCGGTGGGGGATCTCGAGGCGTTCTGGCGCTCTGTCTGGGACTTCTACGGCGTGCGCGCCCACACCCCTCCCGAACGGGTGCTCGCCGCGCGCGAGATGCCCGGCGCCCGCTGGTTCCCGGGCGCGCGCCTGAACTACGCGGAGAGGATCCTCACCCCCTCGGGCGACGACGGAGAGGTCGCCATCTTCGCCCACTCCCAGACGCGCGCTCCCTTCGAGCTGACCTTCGGCGAGCTGCGCGAGCAGGTGGCGCGGGCCCGCGCCGGGCTCCGGCGCCTCGGGGTCGGCCCCGGCGACCGCGTCGCTGCCTACCTCCCGAACGTCCCGGAGACGGTCGTGGCCTTTCTCGCCACCGCGAGCCTGGGGGCCATCTGGGCGACCTGCGCGCCGGAGTTCGGCCCGCGCAGCGTGATCGATCGCTTCGGGCAGCTCGACCCCAAGGTGCTGCTCGCGGTGACGGGCTATCGCTACGGGGAGAAGCACATCGACCGCCGGGCGGAGGTGCGGGACATCCGGCGGGCGCTGCCCACGCTGGAGCGCGTGGTGCACGTCCCGTACGTCGGAGGGGCGGAGGACGTTCTGCCGGATTCGGTCGGTTGGGAGGAGCTGCTCTCGGAGGAGGAGCCGCTCCGCTGCGAGCCGGTGCCCTTCGACCATCCGCTCTACGTGCTCTTCTCCTCGGGCACCACCGGCAAACCCAAGACCATAGTGCACGGGCACGGCGGCATCCTCCTCGAACACCTCAAGAACCTGGGTCTGACCTGGGATCTCCGTCCCGGAGCCCGGCTGATGTGGTTCACGACGACCGCCTGGATGATGTGGAACGCCCTCGTCTCGGCGCTGCTCCTGCGGTCGGCGATAGTCACCATGGACGGCAACCCGCTCTACCCAGATCTCGCCTTCCAGTGGCGGCTGGCCGAGCAGACCGGCGCAACGATGCTCGGCGTCGCCCCGGCCTACCTCATGGCCTGCCGCAAGGCCGGCCTCGAGGTAGGTCGGGAGTTCGACCTCTCGAGCGTGCGGCAGATAGGGGCGGCGGGGAGCCCGCTGCCGCCGGAGGGCTTCGACTGGGTCTACGAGCAGCTCGGGCCCGACGTGCTGCTGAACATAGGCAGCGGGGGGACCGATGTGTGCACCGGCATCGTGCAGGGGAGCCCGCTGCAGCCGGTCTACCGGGGTGAGATCTCCGGCCCTTGCCTGGGGGTCGACGCCGCCGCCTACGACGAGCGCGGCCGACCGGTCGTCGGCGAGTTCGGAGAGCTCGTGATCCGCTCTCCCATGCCCTCGATGCCGCTCGGCTTCTGGAACGACCCCGGAGACAGGCGCTACCGCGCCGCATACTTCGAGCGCTTCCCGGGCGTCTGGTGCCACGGCGACTGGATCCGCTTCACCGAGCGCGGAAGCTGCGTGATCTCCGGCCGCTCGGACGCGACGCTCAACCGCGGCGGGGTGCGCCTGGGGACCGGGGAGATCTACGCCGTAGTCGAGTCCCTCGAGGAGGTCACCGACAGCCTCGTCGTCCACCTCGAAGACGCCGAGGGCGGACCCGGCGAGCTCTTGCTCTTCGTCGTCCCGGCGCCGGGCACAGAGCTCGACGAGCGCCTGCGCTCCCGCATCTCCGCCACCCTCCGCCGCGAGCTCTCCCCGCGCCACGTCCCCGATGCCATCGAGGCCGTCCCCTCCATACCCCGCACGCTCTCCCAGAAGAAGCTCGAGGTGCCCGTCAAACGCATCCTGCTCGGCGCCCGCCCGGAGGAGGTCGCGAGCCGCGACTCCCTCCTCGACCCGGCCGCCCTCGACGCCTTCGCCGCATACGCG
- a CDS encoding biotin carboxyl carrier protein, producing the protein MSEPVEIIDTTIRDGNQSLWSATGLTTQDVLAIAPTMDRVGFHALDFTSSTHMAVSVRFHREDPWERIRLVSAAMPNTPLGLITTGMRFIRWVPAGEDVMRLAFRCWVRNGMRRIQIVDPSNQPEALLRMARVAREEGFEEVVVGLTYSISPVHTHDYYLERAEAVSRSEDIDRLYLKDPGGLLMPEAVRTLIPGFIERFAPRPVELHSHCTIGLGPLAYVEGLRSGVRTLHTAVEPLGSGSSNPPAKSTLRNVEAEGLSYDLDTEALEAVSGYFDELARERGLPGGSPREFDGAYFRHQMPGGMISTTRRQLQELGRPELFDAVLEEVPRVRAEMGYPIMVTPVSQFVATQAVMNVISGERWSRVSDEMVRYFLGHYYETPAPVDPEVADRVLSTPRASELKDLEPISLDGARERFGRRISDEELLLRLTMPAEQVDAMVAERGRPRAPLVRPGRAPVVRLLRELSRRDSISYLRLEDERTGDTIVWRKEA; encoded by the coding sequence ATGAGCGAGCCCGTCGAGATCATCGACACGACCATACGCGACGGCAACCAGAGCCTGTGGTCCGCGACCGGGCTCACCACCCAGGACGTCCTCGCCATAGCCCCGACGATGGACCGCGTCGGCTTCCACGCTCTGGACTTCACCTCCAGCACGCACATGGCGGTCTCCGTCCGCTTCCACCGGGAGGATCCCTGGGAGCGGATCCGGCTGGTGAGCGCAGCCATGCCGAACACGCCGCTGGGGCTTATCACCACCGGCATGCGCTTCATCCGTTGGGTGCCCGCCGGCGAGGACGTCATGCGACTCGCCTTCCGCTGCTGGGTGCGCAACGGGATGCGCAGGATCCAGATCGTCGATCCCTCGAACCAGCCCGAGGCGCTCCTCCGGATGGCCCGCGTCGCCCGTGAGGAGGGTTTCGAGGAGGTCGTCGTCGGGCTGACCTACTCCATAAGCCCGGTCCACACCCACGACTACTACCTGGAGCGGGCTGAAGCGGTCTCCCGCTCCGAGGACATCGACCGGCTCTACCTGAAAGATCCGGGCGGGCTCTTGATGCCGGAAGCGGTGCGCACCCTGATCCCGGGCTTCATCGAGCGCTTCGCCCCCCGCCCCGTCGAGCTCCACAGCCACTGCACGATCGGGCTCGGTCCCCTCGCCTACGTCGAGGGGCTGCGCTCCGGGGTGCGGACGCTGCACACCGCGGTGGAGCCGCTGGGGAGCGGAAGCTCGAATCCTCCCGCCAAATCCACGCTGCGCAACGTGGAGGCCGAGGGCCTCTCGTACGACCTGGATACGGAGGCACTCGAGGCTGTCTCCGGGTACTTCGACGAGCTGGCCCGCGAGCGCGGGCTGCCGGGCGGCAGCCCGCGGGAGTTCGATGGCGCCTACTTCCGGCACCAGATGCCGGGGGGCATGATCTCCACCACCCGTCGGCAGCTGCAGGAGCTGGGCCGGCCGGAGCTCTTCGACGCCGTCCTGGAGGAGGTCCCCCGGGTGCGCGCGGAGATGGGCTACCCCATCATGGTCACCCCGGTCTCGCAGTTCGTCGCCACCCAGGCCGTGATGAACGTCATCTCCGGCGAGCGCTGGTCGAGGGTCTCGGACGAGATGGTGCGCTACTTCCTCGGGCACTACTACGAGACCCCGGCGCCCGTCGACCCCGAGGTCGCCGACCGCGTGCTCTCGACGCCGCGCGCCTCCGAGCTGAAGGATCTCGAACCGATCTCTCTGGACGGGGCCCGCGAGCGCTTCGGTCGCCGGATCTCCGACGAGGAGCTGCTGTTGCGCCTCACGATGCCCGCGGAACAGGTGGACGCCATGGTCGCCGAACGTGGCAGGCCACGCGCGCCGCTGGTGCGACCCGGACGCGCACCGGTCGTACGGCTCCTGCGCGAGCTCTCCAGGCGCGACTCCATCTCTTATCTGAGGCTCGAAGACGAACGTACGGGGGATACCATTGTCTGGCGCAAGGAAGCTTGA
- a CDS encoding GMC family oxidoreductase, which translates to MFRKGVLLGYYCMPHEGKEPDTVENWLGYPGPLGPPESPPPKSIRPLEVTGDTELDCDVCVVGSGAGGGTAAGVLAAAGLDVVVVESGGYYSEENFDGAEIPGYARLYLDGGNLAAEDQSIGLLAGSCLGGGTVVNYTWCFRPPEHVLKEWKERFGLAEWASKDFDRSIDAVWERLSIGTESSIPSRRDHVMRKGLEALGWHWEVMQRNCRGCREEVCRLCHYGCQIGAKQSTLKTWLQDAYDNGARILVNAPVKRVLVENGRVQGVEARTRDGHRVVVRARIVALAAGAIHTPAIMIRSGIDNPVIGKNLMLHPVLLTWGIFEEEIKPWEGTLGATYSDELLDLGEGYGIKYEQAATPPSILAIFAPWRGARESAELMQALRYTAGYGALQRARDGGEVVVGRDGIPRPRWTLSDFDRAVMRRGLDGAAQILEAGGARVIYSSHAGWVAYEPGRKGNREEMLLAADWCGWGPAQVTLGAFHLMGTARMGASRGESVCDATGESWDVQGLYVVDGSVLPTGLGVNPMVTIEAVAHKIARGIVERI; encoded by the coding sequence ATGTTCCGCAAGGGAGTGCTGCTGGGGTACTACTGCATGCCTCACGAAGGGAAGGAGCCGGACACCGTGGAGAATTGGCTCGGCTATCCGGGGCCGCTCGGACCACCGGAGAGTCCACCGCCGAAAAGCATCAGACCGCTCGAGGTGACCGGGGATACCGAGCTCGACTGCGACGTCTGCGTGGTCGGCTCTGGGGCAGGAGGCGGTACCGCTGCGGGGGTGCTCGCCGCTGCGGGACTCGACGTGGTCGTTGTCGAATCCGGTGGCTATTACAGCGAAGAGAACTTCGACGGGGCTGAGATTCCAGGTTACGCCCGCCTATATCTCGACGGCGGCAACCTGGCGGCCGAAGACCAGAGCATCGGTCTGCTCGCCGGCTCCTGTCTGGGGGGTGGTACGGTCGTGAACTACACCTGGTGCTTCCGCCCGCCGGAGCACGTGCTCAAGGAGTGGAAGGAGCGCTTCGGACTCGCCGAGTGGGCCAGCAAGGATTTCGACAGGAGCATCGATGCCGTGTGGGAGCGGCTCTCGATCGGTACCGAGAGCAGCATACCTTCGAGGCGGGATCATGTCATGCGCAAGGGGCTTGAAGCTCTCGGCTGGCATTGGGAGGTGATGCAGCGCAACTGCCGGGGGTGTCGGGAGGAAGTCTGCCGGCTCTGCCACTACGGTTGCCAGATCGGAGCCAAGCAGTCGACGTTGAAGACGTGGCTTCAGGACGCTTATGACAATGGGGCTCGCATACTCGTGAACGCCCCCGTGAAGAGGGTGCTGGTAGAGAATGGGCGGGTGCAGGGTGTGGAAGCGCGAACGAGGGACGGTCACAGGGTTGTCGTACGAGCCAGAATCGTGGCGCTCGCCGCCGGAGCCATTCACACGCCGGCGATCATGATTCGTTCGGGCATAGACAACCCCGTAATAGGCAAGAACCTCATGCTGCACCCCGTTCTTCTCACATGGGGCATTTTTGAGGAGGAGATAAAACCCTGGGAGGGTACGCTCGGTGCCACCTACTCCGACGAGCTTCTGGATCTCGGTGAGGGGTACGGCATAAAGTACGAGCAGGCCGCCACCCCTCCCAGCATACTCGCGATCTTCGCCCCCTGGAGAGGTGCACGGGAGAGCGCCGAGTTGATGCAGGCGCTCCGCTACACGGCCGGGTACGGGGCACTTCAGCGGGCGCGCGACGGTGGTGAGGTCGTCGTGGGGCGTGACGGCATTCCGAGGCCACGCTGGACTCTGTCCGACTTCGACCGCGCGGTGATGAGACGGGGGCTGGATGGTGCGGCACAGATTCTCGAAGCCGGCGGTGCCCGGGTCATCTACTCGTCTCACGCCGGATGGGTCGCCTACGAACCGGGCCGGAAGGGCAACAGGGAGGAGATGCTTCTAGCAGCCGATTGGTGCGGTTGGGGCCCGGCTCAGGTGACTCTGGGAGCTTTTCATCTGATGGGGACGGCTCGTATGGGAGCTTCGCGCGGAGAGTCGGTATGCGATGCCACGGGTGAGAGCTGGGACGTGCAGGGGTTGTATGTGGTCGACGGCTCGGTGCTGCCCACGGGGCTGGGGGTGAACCCGATGGTGACTATCGAGGCGGTGGCGCACAAGATAGCCCGAGGTATTGTGGAGAGGATATAG
- a CDS encoding PEP-utilizing enzyme encodes MSHAAIVSREYGLPAVVGTGTATSRIKTGQRARVDGTNGRVTVLDG; translated from the coding sequence ATGTCCCACGCCGCGATCGTCTCGCGGGAGTACGGGCTGCCCGCCGTTGTCGGCACCGGCACGGCGACGTCCCGCATCAAGACCGGCCAGCGGGCGCGGGTGGACGGCACGAACGGGAGGGTGACGGTCCTCGATGGTTAG
- a CDS encoding acetyl-CoA carboxylase biotin carboxylase subunit, translating to MRRVFVANRGEIAVRIVRSCRELGLETVVGFSEADRGGLAVRMADRGVCIGPGSPAQSYLNVGAVVQAAIGTGCDAIHPGYGFLSENPALAAAARENGLRFVGPPAEVIELAGDKLRSREVAAEAGLPVVPGGEVSALADALRFAEEAGYPVLLKAAAGGGGRGIKLARDREELERLFGVALAEAGAAFGDERLYVERFIRSARHVEVQVAADENGGVLHFGERDCSVQRRYQKIVEEAPAPGLEAGTRAALHGAAVAFAREIGYRNLGTVEFVVDAESGEFFFMEMNCRIQVEHPVTELVTGRDLVADQLRIAAGERLGLSQEEVEFRGHAIECRLTAEDPAHSFRPTPGRISRFSVPGIEGLRVDTHCEEGTLVPPYYDSLLAKLVSHAGDREGAIERMREALEGLVVEGVPTNRELLMHVLAHPDFTGAAVDTTWLEEEVLAA from the coding sequence ATGAGACGCGTCTTCGTGGCGAACCGGGGTGAGATCGCGGTGCGGATCGTCCGTTCCTGCCGCGAGCTCGGGCTGGAGACCGTCGTGGGGTTCTCCGAAGCCGACCGCGGCGGCCTGGCGGTTCGCATGGCGGATCGGGGGGTGTGCATCGGGCCGGGGTCACCGGCGCAAAGCTACCTGAACGTGGGCGCGGTGGTGCAGGCGGCGATCGGCACCGGCTGCGACGCCATCCACCCCGGCTACGGATTCCTCTCGGAGAACCCCGCGCTGGCCGCCGCCGCGCGCGAGAACGGGCTGCGCTTCGTCGGGCCCCCCGCGGAGGTGATAGAGCTGGCCGGGGACAAGCTCCGCTCGCGCGAGGTCGCGGCCGAGGCCGGGCTGCCGGTCGTCCCGGGCGGCGAGGTGAGCGCGCTCGCCGACGCTTTGCGCTTCGCCGAAGAGGCGGGCTACCCGGTGCTGCTGAAGGCCGCGGCGGGCGGTGGCGGGCGGGGGATCAAGCTTGCCCGGGACCGGGAGGAGCTGGAGCGGCTGTTCGGGGTCGCGCTCGCCGAGGCGGGGGCGGCCTTCGGTGACGAACGCCTGTACGTGGAGCGCTTCATCCGGAGCGCCCGCCACGTCGAGGTGCAGGTGGCGGCGGACGAGAACGGCGGCGTGCTCCACTTCGGGGAGCGCGACTGCTCGGTGCAGCGACGCTACCAGAAGATCGTCGAAGAGGCTCCGGCCCCCGGGCTGGAGGCCGGGACGCGCGCGGCGCTCCACGGTGCGGCCGTCGCCTTCGCCCGCGAGATCGGCTACCGCAACCTCGGCACCGTGGAGTTCGTGGTCGACGCCGAGAGCGGGGAGTTCTTCTTCATGGAGATGAACTGCCGCATCCAGGTCGAGCACCCGGTGACCGAGTTGGTGACCGGGCGCGACCTCGTGGCGGACCAGCTGAGGATCGCAGCTGGTGAGAGGCTCGGCCTCTCGCAGGAGGAGGTGGAGTTTCGCGGGCATGCGATAGAGTGCCGCCTGACGGCGGAGGACCCTGCCCACAGCTTCCGCCCCACCCCGGGCAGGATCTCGCGTTTTTCGGTCCCCGGGATCGAGGGCCTGCGGGTCGATACCCACTGCGAGGAGGGGACGCTCGTGCCCCCCTACTACGACTCGCTGTTGGCGAAGCTCGTCTCCCACGCCGGGGACCGCGAAGGGGCGATCGAGAGGATGCGCGAGGCGCTCGAGGGGCTCGTGGTGGAGGGCGTTCCCACCAACCGCGAGCTGCTGATGCACGTTCTCGCCCACCCGGACTTCACCGGTGCGGCGGTGGACACGACCTGGCTCGAGGAGGAGGTGCTTGCGGCATGA